Genomic segment of Eleutherodactylus coqui strain aEleCoq1 chromosome 1, aEleCoq1.hap1, whole genome shotgun sequence:
actgctgtggggggcgctgtcgctgctgggggctcatcattactaagacaagtgagggggaggctgggagaggcgagggcctgttttgggtttattaaatacagttatatattacaattataaatTTTTGTTATTTCAActattgtgaattttttttttttctcaaagtgacaGACCGAGTTATGCTCggatttttggcgaattttggcacactgagctcaaaaggttgcccatcactgagcTAGGGCCTGCTCCTCGTACACTGCACCACGACTCTAATAATCTGCATATCTCCCTGATATGTAACTGCATGCCTAGTtttatcttgattttttttttatagacaaACATGATTCCGGCCTTCTAAAGCTTTCTATGAGGCTTATTTCTGACATCTTTTTAGTGCAATTTTTCATCCTGTCCTACTATAAGTGGACCCACTATACAATGCTTtacaatttattttaaaaatacccttccccaaaaaattattatttgctgcagttttgctgcattttttttcgttGCGGTtatgccgcagaagaactgcttctgcagcaaaaccactTCTTTTGTCTCacgtattttcctgcatattttcagagcagaaaatccgcaagcgttttttttttcgcagcgcttttttacttttgcagcttATTTTggggcggattttgctgcgtccatagaggtctatggacaaaaaagcgctgcagaaaagtcaaaagaattgacatgctgcgtcttgaaaaactgcaccgcagctgcatttctgcactgcggcagtgcggaaaaaatccgtcctgtgagaacagttttttgcccaaacacatttgtactgcattgcactgcaaacacagtggttttgccgcagtgtggatatgcaaagggcaaaccgcggcaaaaccgcgtcaaatccgcactgtgtgaacccaggctaaacaACCGATCAGTTTCTATCAGCTCTTCTACATTACCACCACTATCTCTGCTGTAATTAATCAAATAGGTGACACAGTTCAACGGAAGAGCCAACATCCACAAACAGAGCCTTACAGTGAAAATACTCCTCGTCTCCTGACCATTACCCAAGTCGTCCTGCTAGAGTGTAAGAGAGCCGTCCATTTGTGACTTAAATTAATAAGGGTCCGTTTCATAATTAAGCAGCTTTTCATATCTTCTTTTTAATCAATTTACAATATATGTTGAATTTACATGGAAGATGTCTACAAACCTTTAAAAGAAAGGATTTATAGTGAAAAATGTATTTGTACTTTTTTGGTATTTGAGAAATGCTTTACGTTTCTATAGGTTTCCTATAGACtataatgtaaaacaaaaatgtgTATGTTAAGCATACATTTCTTCATGAGACAGAAGGTACTTTATGCTACGCTTTACTGTCTCACAAAAAAAGTCTACAAACGTAAAGAAGGCGAAACGCAGTCAATAGTATGCACTGTTCAATGATATTTGACCAACTCTAGCCTATGGGAATGTCAAGAAATgtgttagaatttttttattaACATATATATGTATGACGGATGGCTAAAATGTAATGTGAATCCTCCTAACTTAACACTATTAGATGCCTGAACCTTtaagactatttttttttttattacaaatgtaGCCAATAATCCGAAAAATACAGGGTAGGTGTGTGTATAGTATAATATATTTTGTATGCATCTTCTTACCCTGGTGGTTCTCCATCATGACGTTCTTGTACAGATATTTGTGTTCTTCTAAATGcccccactcctccatggagaaatagacagcgacatcctcacaccttataggaacctgacaacacaatgataccgtcattacccagacacctctagtgctgttactgtataatttcccagcattcccatcagtgtcacctctccagtcagcagctcagtgatcttgttggtgagttctaggatcttctgctcatgtatcggtaagtgaggaggagcctctgtgatggggctctggctcctgctccatcctcctgactcatggagatggctgttgggagtcACACCGTCACCtgatgtcttcttcactattgtgtaatcctgtgtatggagagaaACATGCAGAGAACTGAACCCAGTATTCCTCAATCATTAAAAAGGGAAAGTTTGTGATCCCACTGTGTAGAGCAACATGACAAAAGTTATAGTCAGTTGGGTAGTCTATCTGCCATCATGAGAGGATGTGCAGCGGGAGAGCTTTAATCTGATAGCGGCACAATCCGACACCTTCAGACTACCTCCTACATTCTACAGCTTTCTAAAAGCCTCCACAGTCCTCCTCATGCCTAGTGGCTCAAAAAGAGGGGGGCTCTGCAGCCTGATGGGATGCCATGAAGGCTTCTGACCCAACACGACATAGTGCAACTAGCGAAGATGTGGGCTAAATTTTAGGGATTCCCACATGACCAATCGCAGCAGTGGACCAGAGTTCCTGAAAACAAGAATTTGCAATGCAGAGGCTCAGCAGATGCATTTGACGCACGAGAACAGTGCCAGGAAATGTAAGAGCTGTATGGAGCTGGCAGACGCATGTGAGTGAGCTCCGTGCCCAGCACCTCAGGGAAACGTAAAAACCAACAGATCCACAGCGCCGTACCAGAAGGGGGACAGGACAAGCAAGCGCAAGGTAAAGTTGGGGCCAAAAAGGCTGACTGACTTTTGCCGTGAAAGAGCAGGAGGAGGGCGAACAGGCCGCAAGACCTTCCACGCCGGAGGAGATGCCAGGTACAGCAGTGCAGGGTGACTCCTTGCTTCAGAAACATGGTAAGCAAGCTTGCCCCAATCCCCTGCTCTCTGAGCACCAATCCAGCACACACGGAGGGGAGAGAGATGGAGGAAAGCAGGGGAGGAGACAGCCACTTCCCCCAGCATATGGACAGAGCCAGGGAAGCCACCATCTTACAGCGTTAGCCCCAGTTCCCTCATAACAAATTCAAAGCGGACGCAAAATGAAAAGTGAAGAGAGACAGTAGAGGTCCCAGACACAGTAAATAGA
This window contains:
- the LOC136613176 gene encoding gastrula zinc finger protein XlCGF53.1-like, which produces MEKNSNEITKRILNFTVEIIYLLTGEDYTIVKKTSGDGVTPNSHLHESGGWSRSQSPITEAPPHLPIHEQKILELTNKITELLTGEVPIRCEDVAVYFSMEEWGHLEEHKYLYKNVMMENHQVYRKPIET